The genomic window atatatatatatggtatatatatatatatatatatatatatatatatatatatattataatctgcatttataattataatttttatatacatcaaGAGACGCGGATGCATATCGCGCCAGGTAAACCCATAGCGAGAAGAAACcgtatatgaaattataatatgtacgtgcaatcattttatatataattatcatataatttatatatatatttacatatataattatgtatatgatcatatataaaatatgcccatattatatatatatatatatatatatatatatatatatatatatatatatatatattatatgcaaCAATGGATGtttttgaaacatatttttaaaataccaaTCTTGAATCTAATATGAATGTTTTTAtgtctaaaacatttaaaatgtacattttaaatatatttattatatttttaaaacgttatattGTGCTGTCCTGGGTAGTGTTTATTGaggaaattaattctaaaacttttattccTATTccttaatatctaatattcctctattgtaCAAAAGTCCTTCAGTTGCATGACTTGCACAAGAGAAACTCAGGTTTATTTcatattcttttattacaaaaaaatttcctgCGATATGCGTTCCAAAACTCATAAAAGAGAAACCCGTTTGAAATTCGCCCATTCGAGCATATTTATACACGTACTTTGTTGACACTCACTGACAGTTTTGGTATCGTGCTTCGTGATTACGATAAATTACGAAATTAAGCCGTCGATCAGTCAATGCGGCATACATTGGCATACATAATgacttgattaattttaattttaaataacgaatTTACCATGCACCATGCGATGATGAAGTTGGTGCCATGTCACTTTATGGAACGACTTGAGACGAAACGGATTTATACTTATTAATTGTCGATTGTATAtatcgtagaaaaaactttaataaaaaattaatctcgataaaaataatcttgGAATTCAAATGAACATTAATTTTACCTGATATGTATATGGTCGTAAAAAATATGGTAAAGCATTTGTTGGATTTGCAATAATGAGCATATAAGTGCTTCCTGCAAAGATATAAAGATCTCAATTGTTCGATGAATTACTTTTCGTGTCCTGTGTCTCCTTCATATTAATCTAAACATGTTTTCAATTGTGTACGATTTGTGGCCAACggtgaaaaatattataggtaAAAATACTGTGTTAACATGTACCTTTATACATGTCTCTGTTAAAAGTATGTAACGCTATCTTAACAATTGCATTAtctatattacaataattaatttgtttgtagAAATGCATGTTTAGTTGTATGGTGCTTCTTGTTTGCAGAAATGTACTTGAtgttttaaatgatttttatattgaaagaaGACTATTTTGATTGAAGGATAATATAGTTTAATAgtacttaatataaaaaatttctttatcttattttcagTTCAATATATTGACTTGGATTTTACATTGTGGCTGACTTGGCTTTTAATGCCACTCCTTGTAACATTTCTACTCCCGCTTCTAATTGTATTGCTGATATATTCAACTGCCTTAATATTATACATCTACAAATGGCACAGgtttgaaagatatattaacttattgattataaatatacatacatattgactgcaatataatttattaacattttctaactataaaaatcttatttgtaTCAAGCtacttgttaaaataatttacttttagaaACAAGTGTGAAGTTATGAGTGTTAAAATGTAATGTATGTTTTAAATCTTAAGgtattatgtgaaaaaatgtACCTTTTTAGCACTTTCAATCTTTACTTGTCTCAATTCCATTTATTCATCtatttaaaatgcttcaaaaaaatttctaaaaatttttaacatacaagttttaaaaataaatgtctgtacttaattttggaaaaaataaaatgtagtataaaatttaattatctttgtaATTTTAAGACACTTACATAGATAGAAACAATTTGAATTAGACATGGAATACTTGTGATGATGCCTTAAggattaatttatcaaatattttgttttgacaAAATTGTGTTTGAAACAATTCCCTTGTTTATGtgtatacaaatatacaaaagcaattttttcaggattaaattaagaaatgtcTATAGTACTCCATGGCGAGAGGCAGCACTTCATATGCTTGCAGCTGTCTATGATGCACATGGTTGGATCTGGCATGGTAggttttagttttataatttataagaattatttatggaattaaaatatatataaattgtgctatatatttttttttatataagatttgttcattaaaacaatataaataacatgtataattctttaataGGATATGAAATTGTGGGCTTAGAGAATATTCCACAGAATAAACcagtattattcatattttatcacgGAGCTCTCCCAGTGGATATGTATTATTTTGCagccaaaatatttttatctaattcgAAATTAATTCGTATGGTAGCAGATCGATTTCTCTTCAAGATTCCTGGTTGGTCCATAGTGACTGACGTAGTAAAAATTATACCCGGAACAGTTCAATCATGCTCTGCAATTTTAAAAGAAGGAAATATGCTTGCTATTGCTCCGGGTGGCGTGTATGAAGCTCAGTTTGGGGATTCTAATTATGAACTTATGTGGCAGAAAAGAATGGGCTTTGCAAAAGTTGCTTTGGATGCAAAAGTGGTATGtcctattcaaaaattttatttgatttatatattatttgttatataatgagttataataaattattagagaaaGAAAGGGGGTTAtgaaataccattttgttttcttttaaataactcGGTAAATATTAACACGACAATTCTTATCAATACCAGTTTATTAGTCATTTTCtagcaattttatataaaatgtataacattttatacattttatttgaaaaaaaatgttttaaataatttctttggcttaaaaaataactttttaaagtaatttttttgctgttaaTAAGCATTATGCAATGTCTactataaagttataaaattgcaattgtttttttacactCGTAATGCAAATAGCTCAACGACCATCTCATGAGCCCTCTTACTATGGCTACATTCTGAAATTCACTGTCAGtactaaaaatatagtttacgttactacacagatatctatactgttgttagatagatatctgtgCGTTACTATAGATTTGCAGTACTGACAGTGAATTTCAGAATGCAGCCTATATGATATAACtagcaaaattgaaatttagcttttataaaaacgcaataAATACTAATGACCAGTAACCTACAATGTCTAATCCAGCcaacacacaatatttatgataaatatttataaatatttattactatttagtTATCTCACGATCCCCATCTTTCTTCTATGTTATAATTATCTCATTTTACTGCATATACTGTTTGCATTATCTTATTTGGTTTCTATTGTAACGAGTTGTTTCCCATTAGAGTATAGTTCCTTTATTTACGAAAAATCTCAGAGAATCGTTTAGAACACTAATTTGGGGACGAAGAATATTGCTGAAAATATATGCCAAAACAAGGCTTCCTATTGTACCAATCTATGGTGGCTTTCCAGTAAAATTGGTAACATATGTAGGCAAGCCTATTCCATATGACAAAAATCTTACACCCGAAGAGTTGCAGATAAAGGTAAACAATTATAAAGAAgtttaaaacacataataatagTATCATTCGAAAATATTCCAACGTATTTTCAGGTTGCCGATAGTATTAGAGATTTGATAAGAAAACATCAAAAAGTACCTGGTAGCATTACATGGGCTTTGACGGAAAGAATATGTAATACAGAGAAATGTAAGGATTAGAAATCTGCTTTTCAACAAtgtacttaataattaatacaatacaatacttttaaaagttattttaattggtTAGACTCTTTTTTTTAGGTGATAATGTTGACAAAAAGTAATGTAAATGAAGCTATTCTATtcgatagaaatttatattatttatatgaaatagataaatatttatatttattttatatatttgtacttaaatatatttgattattatgaaaaagatagtttattcatattttttaatagaaatgtgCATAATTCAATGACAAATGACACAACGAttgtattatcattattatgttAAGTATGAAAGCATAAatgtgattattttatatatagttatgtGCGTTTCTGTACCTTATTCTGTGCGTATTTGTACCTTATATTTTCTCACttgaataaatcttttttattcttaatgaaaGAAGTATTGCTTATTGttatcccttttttttattatatgcatCTACTTCATATTATATGAGCAactttcattataaaaataatgtattctaaattattgttCAGTGAACATtgagaactaataaaaataattatattattgtgaaTAATTGTATTCGTTAAGGATTCATACAAACAGTATATATGcagtaaaataagataaaatttttatataaaaaataaagtgtaTTTAATATCGTcgtacaacaaaaataattgcgTAAACTGTAATCATGtatgatatttaattatataaaaaattgtcttgaatcgaacaatatatatttattataattattagttttaagcacataaattctaaaatttaaatcaagaaatattgatatttttatattagatttttagattttaatcaAAAGTTCCTACAgtacataaatgaaataaattattttacgatatatataaattgtttcattgttcaataagaatttattgagtaataaaacaatattaatattttatgcggGACATTCAATATTCTTCTATGATAtggaaaagtagaaaaaaatgttatatgtacaaataaaaagaaaatttttttatttctaaatcatAGAATAATATCCATATCGATATGGATTtctctctatttttatttacatcttaatattttttacttaatatcaAGGTAAGTAATTCGTTCATTGGTGTCAATAATATACGCGGATCTTCAATCAGACCAGCTCCGACCATAGCACCAGTGAATAACTGGaatgataaataatttgtcATGATAACTCATTTAAAAGACGAACATCGAagtttgaacatatttttattacaatgtacCTGTTGTATTAGACGATCGGCTAATTCGGTATCCGTAGTTGTTAAATTACATAACTTTTTAATGAGAGGATGATTCGGATTTATCTCGAAGCGTGGTTGTAGCATAGAATATCGCATTTCCTCATTCATTTGATGGCTTTGCATGCGGATGAAGTGCCTCGCGCTCGCCATGTCCTGAACGGTCACGACGCAAGGATGCGATTCCAAACGGTTCGTCATCTTGATGTCATATGCTTTCTTGTTGAGAATCTTCTTCATGTAGTTTATGAGATTATCCAATTcgtctttatttataatagctgtGTTCAAA from Solenopsis invicta isolate M01_SB chromosome 2, UNIL_Sinv_3.0, whole genome shotgun sequence includes these protein-coding regions:
- the LOC105200721 gene encoding transmembrane protein 68 isoform X2, with protein sequence MFSIVYDLWPTVKNIIVQYIDLDFTLWLTWLLMPLLVTFLLPLLIVLLIYSTALILYIYKWHRIKLRNVYSTPWREAALHMLAAVYDAHGWIWHGYEIVGLENIPQNKPVLFIFYHGALPVDMYYFAAKIFLSNSKLIRMVADRFLFKIPGWSIVTDVVKIIPGTVQSCSAILKEGNMLAIAPGGVYEAQFGDSNYELMWQKRMGFAKVALDAKVSIVPLFTKNLRESFRTLIWGRRILLKIYAKTRLPIVPIYGGFPVKLVTYVGKPIPYDKNLTPEELQIKVADSIRDLIRKHQKVPGSITWALTERICNTEKCDNVDKK
- the LOC105200721 gene encoding transmembrane protein 68 isoform X1; translation: MFSIVYDLWPTVKNIIGKNTVLTCTFIHVSVKIQYIDLDFTLWLTWLLMPLLVTFLLPLLIVLLIYSTALILYIYKWHRIKLRNVYSTPWREAALHMLAAVYDAHGWIWHGYEIVGLENIPQNKPVLFIFYHGALPVDMYYFAAKIFLSNSKLIRMVADRFLFKIPGWSIVTDVVKIIPGTVQSCSAILKEGNMLAIAPGGVYEAQFGDSNYELMWQKRMGFAKVALDAKVSIVPLFTKNLRESFRTLIWGRRILLKIYAKTRLPIVPIYGGFPVKLVTYVGKPIPYDKNLTPEELQIKVADSIRDLIRKHQKVPGSITWALTERICNTEKCDNVDKK